The following coding sequences lie in one Verrucomicrobiia bacterium genomic window:
- a CDS encoding uracil-DNA glycosylase family protein, translating into MTDSYHQLLDATIRELEERRSRGIRHVQVTPELLAALAQPPAKPSVASRPVAGAPSPVVAPPKPSAASPLRKPVFKRPASGVPVEPAVSAASLPVDLPPLDPVAKAAAFAELREKVLVCIKCPHLAASRKSVVFGVGNPDAELMFVGEAPGADEDAQGEPFVGAAGQLLTRIIQTMGLSRQSVYIANILKCRPDTPGQASGNRKPTAEEMQTCIPWLHQQIDLIRPRVLVALGATAVEGLLGKTVGITRLRGNWQTYRGIPLMPTYHPAYLLRNQALAEKRKVWEDMLAVMERLQLPISEKQRGFFARST; encoded by the coding sequence ATGACTGATTCCTACCACCAACTGCTGGACGCGACGATTCGTGAGCTGGAAGAGCGTCGGTCGCGGGGCATCCGACATGTTCAGGTCACCCCTGAATTGCTGGCCGCATTGGCCCAACCGCCCGCCAAACCGTCGGTTGCCTCCCGGCCCGTGGCGGGTGCGCCGTCCCCGGTTGTGGCGCCGCCCAAGCCGTCTGCCGCATCGCCGCTGCGCAAGCCGGTGTTCAAGCGGCCGGCCAGCGGCGTGCCCGTGGAGCCTGCCGTCAGCGCGGCCAGTTTGCCCGTGGATTTGCCGCCGCTGGATCCCGTCGCCAAGGCTGCGGCCTTCGCCGAGTTGCGGGAAAAAGTGCTGGTCTGCATCAAATGCCCGCACCTGGCGGCGTCGCGCAAGTCGGTGGTTTTTGGCGTGGGCAATCCGGATGCCGAACTGATGTTCGTGGGCGAAGCGCCCGGTGCAGATGAAGATGCCCAAGGCGAACCGTTCGTCGGCGCGGCGGGGCAATTGTTGACGCGCATCATCCAAACCATGGGCCTCTCGCGGCAGTCGGTTTACATCGCCAACATTCTCAAGTGCCGCCCGGACACGCCCGGTCAAGCCTCCGGCAACCGCAAGCCGACGGCCGAGGAAATGCAGACGTGCATCCCATGGCTGCACCAGCAAATCGACCTGATCCGGCCGCGGGTGCTGGTCGCGTTGGGAGCGACGGCGGTTGAAGGTCTGCTCGGCAAGACCGTCGGCATTACCCGGCTGCGCGGCAACTGGCAGACTTACCGTGGCATTCCGCTCATGCCCACCTACCATCCAGCCTACCTCCTGCGCAATCAGGCCCTGGCCGAGAAACGCAAGGTTTGGGAGGACATGCTGGCGGTCATGGAAAGGCTTCAACTGCCCATCAGCGAGAAGCAGCGCGGATTTTTCGCGCGGAGCACATGA